The Amaranthus tricolor cultivar Red isolate AtriRed21 chromosome 2, ASM2621246v1, whole genome shotgun sequence genome contains the following window.
GCCAATAAGATTTGTCGACTCAACTCAGCCAGGAAGGGGccatgaatataataataatagtaataacagcaGTGATGAATACAGGAGGAAGCCTCGGAACATTTTTGACAGAATTCATCCAATAAGACATGATGTTGAGGGAGATTCTAGACGATTTCAGTTCGACAATGACGAGGCTTTGCCTAACCAAAACTTCCGCAGGAATGACAACTTTGTTAGGGGCGGCGAGAGGAAGAGGCCGGTGGAGTTTAATAGAGGGCCCAGGCAAGAAAGAGGTAATATTAGATATAATTCTGAGAGGATGTTTCACTCTGGTCCAAAGCAGTTTGGCAGTATGCGAGAATATGGCAGTGAGGACGGTCGTCCGAGGAGAATAGGACCATGAATTCTGGGTCTGCTTGGTGATTTTGATTATCTAGAGGCTCATACTGATGGAAATTTTTTCATAGCTGCAAGCCTGCAAtagttcttattttttttatagttttgatTTTTCTGTCCGTTGTGTATTAGTAATTGCAGCCTATTTCTTGGTGCAATTGATTATAGTTATCTTCAATCCACAATGCCCAAGTGCCTAGTGCTGCTAGCTTTGTCTTTGAGAATCAGTGGGTAGCGGGTAGGTGGTGGATATGAGTAATGGCTGATTTTCATTGATGTCGGCCGAAATCGTGCCTCCCTTTACTTACTTTTTCTTCTTTCAAAGTTCTTATAGAAAGAAATGGTTATACCTTCACCACTTCGTGTTAGCTAAATGCGTTGATGTTTTTAGCCCAATTCaatgttttttcaaaaaaacctATAACAATGTCATATAACATGTACAATAGATTAATcatcaattaaatatataacaattttaatcaaacaaaattcgaTATAGAAAAAGTTACGATAATTAAAAAGAGGATATAACATTAAAGTCTTTCCTCTATCACATCGTTATTTGATACAGCCTCTTCTGAGGGGTTTTTAGATCTACGTGGCTTTGAAATAGAGATAAGTTTGATATTATTAACTATATTAGCGGAACTGACATtagataaaaagttaaattcaaGACAATCTTCTTGTgaaaaagttttaaattaggtaaataaccCTATATTATTTACTCAAACAAGTAATTACTATGTTGTTATAATATTTCATACTGATTCTgatgttaaaaaaattgaagatataaaaatttaattacattaatactatgcaattgtaaattttttaacattAAGATTTATTGGTATTAAATGGATTTTTGTACTAGACTAGATAATACTTTTTCGGTTTTTCTGTCTtaaattacttgcaatattAGAAGTATTgcaatatttatttatcatctTTAACTTATTATTAGCTTTTAATCTAtctataagataaaatataatcaaatgagatattatttgattcattttgatgcaaagattataaaaatcaaattatatattttttattgaaaataattatgtatattaaaaattaaatcattgtATTAAACTAtgtaataaaatgaaatattttaaatatcgtGGAACAAAACAAGtcataaataaagtaaaatcaCACAAAGAGTGTCATGTCTTTCGAAAGAAGTCAAAAATATAGGGCCACAAAACCCTACTCCTTATCTTTATTGAAACAGCTGTCACCAAGACTTTTTGCAAAGTTCGAAACCACAACAAATTAAGTAGGTTCAATTATTTGATGAAAAGAATAGAAGCACATTGATTGGTTAGTTGGAGAAAATAATTGTATTTAGGATAAATATTTAActcaaaaataaagttaaattatataaaagtgagaaaaaaagataaaaaatataatagtatgagtaaaataaaagaaatgaaaaatgatcaattttatCTTCTCTTCGATCTTTTTGTAAATGGAAAGAAACCAAGGATAAAACTTAGACAATATTCTATTAACAACTAGTATCTTAGGAtaccgtctctttaagagactatCTCAACTCCaatttattaaagattaatgtctacttactgtattcttaatgcctacttactatgttcttaatgcatactttcaatatcttaaatgtatacttataatattttaaaaaatatataatgatccGGCTCGATTGAAGATGGCTTCtcaaagagactgtctctcacaaaGTTACTatcaattaaaatgaataacGATTAACGttgattgtaatttgtaatacataaaaatgagtgaTATGTTTAGTAAAAAGCGAAAAAAGTTATACTGAGAAGAAGGGTACAATTAATATGATGAAATCAAGtaattttttagggttaaaaatgtaaatactccctccgttcctatttattcttcctatttgggtatttcacaaagattaagaaaaagagaatctttggtggtagtgggtattattttaattatataatagtgggaagtaatgattgtattggaagtatgaggttgtagtgggtattattttaattaaatagtagtgtgaagtaatgattgtattggaagtatgagagagaaaataattataaataaaagaaaatgggtacattaaaagaaaagggggattttaaggggtaaaagtgagataaaactttctaaaaatagaaagtattctaaagtggaagaacttttgaaactacccgttatagtaatgtggaagatcaaaaaggaacggaagGAGTATATAATAGTCTTTTAGTAAAATATGTTAGACTCATGTTATACGTTATCAGTTGCAAATATAATAGAACAGAAAAATTATCTTACTTTTAGTCTCTGATTTTTCTATTTCAATAACCTtaacctttttaatttttttttttgcataaatATTTATTAGGAATGCAAACATCacctaataataaaaaaattttaactccATAATCCTTATCAACGAAATTTCGCCACAATTTATTACTCCCTTACTTTACACGACAAAAGATTCCAAACCCACTATGATAAAAGGCATTAGTCATTCGTACTTCCTTCaatgcttaattttttttatagtaaatatattatttattaaataataaatttgatggagaaaaagTAAGGATTATAAAcatcaaaaatttttaatagaaaattagtgaaagatatgagaactacaactaataaaaatatgtttttataaagttagtggaaaatatggggagactataaaaaatataaaaatgttaaaataaagttagtggaaaatatatgggaaccataaaaattataaaatattaaaataatgattaacaaaattatttttgtacaaaatttgtgatataaataaaaatattctttatGGTTCTTCatgggaacaacaaataaaacatccCAAAATTGTAAATgggaacttctttaaggaacgaGTATATGTTAACAATTGCAGCTCGTCGTCTTGTATGGTCTCATCATAAGAAGGATTCATATAATCAGTCATCATTAATAAgagtatctttttttttaagtttttataaattttctaCAAACTTTTATCgtaaataagttaaaaaaacaaatgacaaataaataaaaattcgaTACGTAGTTAAAATTTGTTGttgtactttttatttttacgcTATATGATTTACCAATATTGTGAATGGGCTATTTCAATGGTGAAGAAACAATATCAAAACAAATGCAGAGAACAACCACAAAAACAAAGTACAACAATGGAAGAAGCAAAACACAAGATATATGAGGTATCCTAAGGATATCTCCCCCTCAAacaaagtatcttatcattaatataatcaacaatacattaatgactcaccttacaaGCTTCAAGAACAACCTCTCAAAGCAAATATTGAACCTTTGATGTCAATCTCCCTCAAATACTCTAATAGTAGTGGAGAAAACTCTCTTGGCTAAAACCCTAGTTAACTCTTAGTATTAGACTCTCTCTTAAACCCTAATGAACTCCTAAGACCTCTTATATAGTCCCATGACATATAGGGAGCCTTAGGACTAATAGCTAAAAGCCCAAACAAAATGGGATACAGAAAAGAAAAGCTTCTGTTTGCCAGCAGACCAGCCGCTCAACCGAGCGTGGCATGCTTAACCTGTCGAGCTAACTTCCAGAAGCTACTGGGTTATTGCTGCATGTTGGCTCGATTGAGCCCCTCTTGCTCGATGGGTCGAGCAGCCTTGAAGTCCTTCCATTCTTCGTGTCTTCTTAACATTAAGACACCCCAAATCATCACCAACACtcacttcatcaagtgatccaaaaCGTATTGCTCCATCCTTCAATTCATGCTCATCAACATTCTCAATAGTGCAAGCCATTGAGTAAGCAACGAGGTGATCGAACTCACCTCCATCGAGGTGATCGAACTCACCTTCATCGAGGTGAGATTTGGAGCTTGACTCAACAACCAATTTATCtgttaacatatttaattatatatcattaaaaattaataaagttgatattatgaaaatatacattCAACCGATCaagtaaattttgaattattaaatttttttatatatacctCCTCTGTTGGCTTGTTTATATACAATGTAATTAATACACATATAACATATTAAggaaattaatcttttaatttgttattatattaCATAGTGTATTCCTAGGTGATAATataatagaattgaaaatagctaaaaaataattttttaattaaaaatacaatggTTACATAAATTGTGAAATATGCAAATTATCAATGCACAATAAAGATATTTATGTCCAACATTATGTGGGTAATAATAATTATCTGCTAAAATTTTTTATTCTGAAGTCATCAAACTTTCTAAAACTATTGGTTATGGAAAGATAGACAAATAGAGAGTATAAAAGGCTTTTAAAATTTCTATACATGTCATTCTCAAAATATTGGTTTTTCTCTTATATACCAAGTGGCAAGTGTATAGGTTTAGATAATAAAATTGGtaacttttttaaatttatattctataaaggaaaaattacctagaataatccaacctttttatgattttccttcaataatctcacctattgattaatcacgAATAATCCCAAATTTAAAAGGTagtttcctagagtaaacctaGTAACCTGATGACTTTTATagcaagtttaattttttttttaaaaaaagataaattaaaataaaatgttgaaaaaatgtgaaaaaaatatttaaaaaatatctgattttttaaattattcaaaattttttatgtgaattttcaaaatttttctctaattttacattaattttcaatttatttttttcttgtgAATTACCTAGTATAGCAGGTCATTGGGTTACCCAAGCTTAACCAGGCAAATACCccctaaagttgagattattcatagttaatcaataggtgggattattatagaaaaatcatgaaaaacttaaattattttaggcAATTTTTCCTTCTATAAAATGTTAACtctattatttttatctatttagaaagatatttattattgaattcaaaataattaccaaatttaTTGtctaacacaaattcttgtgagagaccatctctttgagagaccatctctaattggaccgGCCCAgtatatgttttttaaaatattgtaagtcgacatttaagatattgtacgTAAGCATTAAAGACAATATAAACagacattaaattttaatgggctgggccttgagagacgtctcttaaaaagacggtctctcaagagacgaGCTGATTGTCTAAACCTATGGATTAGGTGCATAGGTTAAAAAAATCGTTTAAATATAaccaataaaatgaaaaagatggaacatttacaatttaaaaagaaTCAATAAATTTGAAtgattgttttcatttttgtcGGTCAAATACTATTAGGCCTAACAAAAGCTGACCCGAGTTGTTTACTCGATATGGACTTAACTCGAAATAAGTGGTTTGAGTTAAGACTTTTGatctattatttaattatgtcGATCTGTCCTAATCTGTTTACTAAATGAGTTAGGtgatgttaaaattttaaacctgaaaCAAACATGtataactcatttaattaaacgAGTTAATTCATagttaaatcaataaatataacCTAAACTTTATTCGTTTAATGTTTTCCTATTTCTCATAGTTGTGATTTTTGACCTAATTAGCTAAACAAGTTAGGTTTAAGTCAATGAGTTTCTAACTTGTTTATATAAGACCAGAACCCAAATTCAAACTCGACTCAATCTGATTTATTTACGTATAATttatcacaaaaacttggatgagacgatctcattaTGAGATCGTTAGTTTGGGTCGACTTAATTCGCGCGTGTAACAGCATCACACGCTTTTCCtcgttttttccattttctagGCAGActttaaatgtatcaattttgaccttaaaggtattaatttcaacgtaaagtaaaacttaaacaggtcaattaaagtaaaaaaaaaaattcaatttgaacatataagtgattaattttgacgttaaactaatcaatttggaaataaagttgtagGTGTAATGTTTGTTTACCTTGGATGTGAAGGTGGAGGAAGtttaaatttctaattatgTTTGACAATTAATTCAATGAATGCTCTTAGAAATGACCAAGAGTTCAAAGCtctttgttaaaaaaaatttcaattttgatttaaaaatgatcaattcaaaatttaaagtgattaattatgatCAGTTATagcttataaaaaaatttaatttaacttttaatatatcaattatgaccttaaatagaTAAAGTACTGAatgcatattgaaaaaaattataattaagttgATTAGACTATCCATCTCATATTAAGACGGTCTCGTCCAAGACATACTTTATAAATGTATTTTCTTGTAGACTCCAACGAGTCCAATTTAGACTTGAATAAGGACAATTTCGACATTAAATCAATTACTCAAGGGTATTTCCGGCATAAAAGGATAATAAATACGTGGTAATCCCTCCTCCCCATATCGCCCAACTCATTAGAGAAGTTTTTAGGGAAAAACATCACAACTCCAATAGAATAATTTAGGTTTTCTACTTTGATCGCCGATCGACGGTCcagatttgttttgattatcCAACGGCTTTGATTGTTTTCCGCCATTAGAGAGATACACGCGAGGTTTTTCCaagggaagagagagaaagtttGGTTGTTCTATATTGATTATTCCGACGGCTGTTGATTGTTCCAGTATTGTTCTTCTCTGTAATCCGACGGCTGTAAATCATTTTGTTTTGTTGGCGGCGTGGTAGTAGAGAGAAAGCGAGGTTCCGAGTGTTGAAATTTGAAGAGTTTCCAGAAGATTTATGGTGAAGtttcattgttgattcaattgATTTGCTATTTCGGAAGTGGAGGAGAAATTGTGTTTTtggattaaagaaaaaaaaataatttacaggTATTTGTAAACCCtagtttttttgttgatttgtcACGCTTTTTGTAATCTGGTGTTGAAATCAAATTGAAGGTTCatcattgaaaaaaaattttggtCGATTTGTGACGAGAAATTTTGTTAGGGATTTTTCTCTTAAAAAGCGATTTCGGCATTTTAATTGGCGAGATGATGAAGAATCTACATGATTTGATGGTTATTATAGCGAATAAGCTGCGTTTCTTCTATGGTGGCAAAGAAATATCTTTAAACACTTGGATGAGAGGTTTTATTATAATTCTATGTGCTCttttattgtatgatatgattttGAGCAAGAAACCAGCAGGGATTATCAGCTTTGCAGAGGGAAGATCAGATCATTCAATATAGTTAGTAAAATAGGGTTTTTGAACTTTGAGTTGATTATATATACCTGCAAAATCACAAGAAATCTGATGGATTCCTTTGTTTAGTTGTGGATCATGTTACCCGTGATTCGAGTGATTGGATCTAGTTGAAGATTATGATGTAGTAATTGTAGTTTTTAAGATATTGCTTCAGATCTTTCTTCGAAGTTGAAAAGGATAGCTTGAACTACACGTTAGGTGCCTTCGCTTGTGAATTCTTAATTAGTTAGGTCTATGACTCTATGTCCGCTTTGTAGCGAAACAGATCCTTGATTTGCCTCTTAATGGAGCTTATGAGATATATGAGATGAATCTACCACTACTTTGTGTTCCTGTGTAGTGCTTTTTTTGTTGGGGGAAAAAAACTGGTTGGGCGGTTGGACCTCTTACCTCAAAATTATcatgtttatttatttgttttagtcATTATCTTTTTGGGGTTCGATTAACCACAAATTCCTTGAATATGTGGTATCTGTGGAGTGTTAAGGCTTCAGTTTGCACCTATGGAATATCACACAGGCTTACAATCAGGTTCACACGCTGTTTGCCGCAAGGTAATGACCTGTGGTGGCTTATGCTTGTCATCTTGTTGAGAGCTACATCGGTTTTGGTGTTTTTGTAAATGGCTGCTAAGTAGTTATATTCAGCTTCTATTGGATTCCTTGAAATACTTTGTTggataattttgatttatcttgTTGTGGTAGGTAGGCTACTGGTGCCATAGAAGCTGCATCAATTTATCCTTTTCGTAGTGCTCAAATTTATTTGTGAGTTCTAGCCCTGCTCTTTCTGCCTTTGATTGATTCAGTGAACAATTAGTTATCTTTTGTGGTCGATGATTAAAATTTACAACAGACACAACTCTGTTATGCATAGATGGTTAGTTTTTGTACTTCCCTTGGAAATGATAATTTGAGACAGACCACCGTTTGACCCTGGCTTTATGCCAATAATGTACTGTGGTGTTAGACATTTTGGGGAGTTTGCAATGTAAATAACCCAGTGATTAAGATATCTACTTGGAATCAGAATTGTACTTAGAGGGTAGAGTAGTGATGTGGGTTAGCGGACCATGGCTTTATGTGATTATAGTTTGTACTGTGGTGATTGTGTTCTAAAAGTTGTTCCTCTTCCCTTTCCCCTGCAGATTCCGTTTGGGCAATCTAGCCTGTGTAGTTAAAACAGTTAGAGACGGCATTTGGAAAGCGTTCTGTCAATAGATCTGTTGTTGATGGGATTGAATCCCGTTTTGAAAGCATGACCACAGTTGGACTGGAACTTACACGTTTTATTGATCCCAGCTTGACTTGGAAGACAGTATCCAAAGGGAGGAATACATCAAGGCGTTCAAGGAGGGCAGCATCAAAAAGCATGAAAATGATCCAGGTACAGGAGAAAAGAAGCCCAAAACGACCTAATAGCATGCAGCTTTCAGAGTCTGAGAAGGTTTGTAATTGTATTACTTTCTGGTGGTTATTTCAGGTAGGTTGTTGTCTTTCTTATTTTCGTTGCTTTTTCTTATGTCAATTACTTTGGATTCTGCAGTCTAATGAAATGGTTGATGGGCGCCATTTTTCTGGTAACATGGAGAGTATTCCTATCAAGAAGAGGAAGTTTTTATATAGATCTCCTTCACCTCCCCATCAATCTCCCACTCCCCAGACAGATTCTGGCGGGCTTGTAGTTGCCCAGTGCACTTCGGATCAATGCACACACTTCGACGTAACCACAGAGTCTCAAGTTGTGCACCTCAATTTTTCTAGTGGACCAACATCAAAACTTTCTGATTCTGATTGTAATATTGATGAGAAGTCCCCAATTGAAGCTCCAGGTTCCGGGGAGGATTTCTCAGGTATTGCCATACTTGCTGCAGCAGCTTGTAGTGATCGATTAGATAATTGTACTGATGATGCTGGAAAGAGTCAAATTCAGATGTTTGACATTTTAGGTAAGGAGCAAGATGAATCGTTTGCTCCCGCGTCCAATGTCGAAGAAAGTAATATATGTGTTCAGTCACCTGAATTTTGTGTTAAGGATACTCAACGTGTTAATGGAGTATTTGCTATAGATATGCGAAAAGATGATTCTCAAGTGGTTTGTGCAAACAATGACACTGATGATGCTGGTCTGAGTCAAATAAATGAGTGTCAATTAGCACAACAAAATGAGTTTGTTGCTGTTACATCTGTCAATAAAGTAAGTGTTGAATGCATTGATGTACTCAAGTTGGATAAAAGTGATGATGCACATGTTAACAAAGATCTTATTGCGAAAGATCATCATGAAGCTTCTGATAAATCTACTAAGAATTCAGGTTCAACTCGGGATTATAGATTTCACTGGGATTTGAATACTGTGTATATGGATGAGTTAGATCATCCTGGGGATGATGAATTATGTGTTGATTCTAGTACTTGTTTTGTGGAAGTTCCACCAAAGAATATTATGGAGTCCCAAAATTCTGATAATGAGGAAGATTCTCAGGCAAAAAGATATGAGATCCAGAACTTAGAGGATGGAGAAGGTTTGGGGGAAAAGAGATCTGAAGCTACTGAGAAAGGTGAAAGAGTTACTTCCCAACTTGAGGCCTGTAAAGAGGCTGAATGCTTGGGATTGCCAAATAATGCTAATTTTATTAGTGTACTTCCCACAGCCAGCAAGATGGAACATTGTTCAGAAGTATCGTCTGGCTTTGAGACTAACATCATAAAGGAAACTTCCTCTACTTCCAATGTCAATAATCATGTGGTAGGAACCTCAATATGTGTCACTGATTCTGCAATCCAACCAGAGTTGGTTAGTGAAGATGCCACTATTGATCACTCTCTTTCTTTGGGGTTAAATGGCACACAAAAACCAGCAGCTGAAGTGACTTGTAATGAGACGGGTTCTGATATTGTAAATGAAGTTGCTGAAGAAACTATTTGTTCTATGCAACCCATTCAGTCTAAAGAGCTTGGCATTTGTTTTTTTGCACCACTCACAGAAAGTGCCCTCTCGGACGGAAAGGATGCTGACTGCATAAATGTTGAAGATCTAAAAGAAACAAATGAAAGAAGTAATAATGAAGTGGCCACTACGACCTGCCAACCTACTGCAACCAAATCCCTTGGTAGCAGTAAGTGTGAAATTTCAGTCTCATTAAAATCATGGGAGGTTTCTTCCAAGGTCAATGATCTTAACTGTAAGGTTCCTGAAGCATCTGAGAATCTGATCTCTTTGGTTGACTGTGAAGTTAAACATGGAGAAGTCATTGGTCTACCACTAGAATGTCAGCCTTGCTCTGAAAATCAAATGGGAGagttgaaaaattttaatgCCCCCCTATGCACAAGCAAACTTGAGGATATGGTTACTACTTCAATGACTATGGGTAGTGATCTAGCCATTGGAGGAGTAATTACAAAAGAACTTGAAGAAAAACCTACTGTCACATGTGTCTCCAAAAGTGACCCCTTGAATGACCATGGATTTGACTCTCTTATACCTAAAGCATTGGATGGAAATGTAGCTGTTGATGTAAGCTACAAACCAATGGATGGCCATCTTGTTCAGGATTCTTTGGGTATCGGCCAGAGACCTTATATTTCTAATGacaattcaaatcaaattagtGTAAATGCTGGAATGGTTACTGAAATGGAAATAGGTTATGAATCTCATTTGGAAGATGGAGAGTTGAGAGAGTCACACTACTGGGAGGATAATGAAGGTGAGGAAGGGGATACTGAACATGTGGATTATGATTCTGATAATAAGGATGGTGCTGTTTTTTATGAAACTGCTAATGAATCTGTCCAAATGTCAGGAGAAGTGCTGGTTGGGGAGGGTGAGAACCAAAGTTTTCAGCCGGATACTATTAATTCTGTTGATGATAAGCCAAATCCTGTACAGAGTATTGAAGAAAACTGCTCTTCTTTGATTGAAGGTTGTGTGTCAATAGTGGATGCCACAGAAGCGGTGTGTGAAAAGAGAGAATCTTTATCCTTGAAGGCATGTCCAGGAGCCAATGATTCTAAAAAGGTAGAGATGACGCAAACAGATTGCAGGTCAAGTGTGGAAGCTGATAGCACAGGAAAAGATGTTGATAATGAACCTCCATGCAATGCCAGCGACGCCTCTGCAAGTGTAAGAGATCTGCAGATTTCAGATAGAATTTGTACTGATTCTATGAGAAGAAGCAGGTATTACTTTCATTTCTGTGGGTATTGTTTACATATTGCAGGTATTGTGTTCTACTAATCTCTTTGTGTATGCATTCATTGTATACTTATGTGTGAGCTTCATTATATTCAGATCTGGCAACTTTGATTCTATGCATCATGGCGATTGTCCTGATGAATCCTTGACCAGGAGCCAGCATTCTTTACAGAAGACGGGTCGGTTTGGTGGTCGTTCTTGGAATCAACAAGAGTTGAAAAGTGTTGTTGCCAATTCTACCTCAGAAGATGATGGGGAGAGAATTCCTAGAGGTTCAGGCGATACTTCGCCGCTTAGAGGTCGCAAGCCTCGAATCATAAGCACTTCTCGAGGTGGCTACAGCGATTATGGTATGGGAATGATAAAGGGTAGAGACATTAGCCCAGATAATAATTCGAGCAGCAGGTTTAGGAGATTCAATGGTATTAGTAGGGGGGGATTCAGAGAGGGATATCGAAGACCTGGTGTTTATGAAGGTCCAAAGTCTGGTTTCGGTGGGCCCATGTTGAATCGTTTTAGCAGAAGGGATAGGAGCTTCTCTCCAGTTGGTGATAGGTTCCATAGAAAGCCCAGATCGAGATCAAGAACTCGCTCACCTGATTTCAAGTGTGAAGGTAGAATGGGAAGAGGAAGGTTGCCGTTTCAGCAAGCCAATCACTCTGCTGAGCATACTAGAGAAAGGAGATCACCAGTGAGGGTTTTCAATCAAGGCCAAAGATTTGATGTTAATGATTCACCTGGAAGATTGAGGTCGGATGATTGCGTAAGATCAAATATGCGCACTATAAGGTTCCATGATGCTACTACGTCTGGTAGGGGTCATGACTTTGAGGAGGGTGATGATTTTAGGAGGAAACCATTTTTGCGGAACAATAGGAGATCTCGATCAAGGTCTCGAAGTTGTTCTCCTGATTTCAGACCTGATGCTAGAATAAGCTCAATGAGGGTCCCATTCCAGCCACCTGTAGATCAAATCCGAGATCGAAGGTCTCCTGCAAGAGTTTTCCGTCCAGATCAAAGGTATGATGGTAGTGGTTCTCCCGTAAGATTAAGATCTGATGAGTGCTTGAGACCCATGAGGCGGCCAATAAGATTTTCCGACTCAACTCAGCCAGGAAGGGCCCATGAATTTAACAATAATGGTAACAGCAGCGGTGATGAATACAGGAGGAAGCCTCGGAACATTTTCGAAAGAATTCATCCAATAAGGCATTATGATGCAGAGGGAGATGTCAGGCGATTTCAGTACGACGATGAAGAGGCTGTGCCTAACCAAAACTTTCGCAGGATTGAAAACAACTTCGTT
Protein-coding sequences here:
- the LOC130806687 gene encoding uncharacterized protein LOC130806687 isoform X1 codes for the protein MEYHTGLQSGSHAVCRKATGAIEAASIYPFRSAQIYFLTWKTVSKGRNTSRRSRRAASKSMKMIQVQEKRSPKRPNSMQLSESEKSNEMVDGRHFSGNMESIPIKKRKFLYRSPSPPHQSPTPQTDSGGLVVAQCTSDQCTHFDVTTESQVVHLNFSSGPTSKLSDSDCNIDEKSPIEAPGSGEDFSGIAILAAAACSDRLDNCTDDAGKSQIQMFDILGKEQDESFAPASNVEESNICVQSPEFCVKDTQRVNGVFAIDMRKDDSQVVCANNDTDDAGLSQINECQLAQQNEFVAVTSVNKVSVECIDVLKLDKSDDAHVNKDLIAKDHHEASDKSTKNSGSTRDYRFHWDLNTVYMDELDHPGDDELCVDSSTCFVEVPPKNIMESQNSDNEEDSQAKRYEIQNLEDGEGLGEKRSEATEKGERVTSQLEACKEAECLGLPNNANFISVLPTASKMEHCSEVSSGFETNIIKETSSTSNVNNHVVGTSICVTDSAIQPELVSEDATIDHSLSLGLNGTQKPAAEVTCNETGSDIVNEVAEETICSMQPIQSKELGICFFAPLTESALSDGKDADCINVEDLKETNERSNNEVATTTCQPTATKSLGSSKCEISVSLKSWEVSSKVNDLNCKVPEASENLISLVDCEVKHGEVIGLPLECQPCSENQMGELKNFNAPLCTSKLEDMVTTSMTMGSDLAIGGVITKELEEKPTVTCVSKSDPLNDHGFDSLIPKALDGNVAVDVSYKPMDGHLVQDSLGIGQRPYISNDNSNQISVNAGMVTEMEIGYESHLEDGELRESHYWEDNEGEEGDTEHVDYDSDNKDGAVFYETANESVQMSGEVLVGEGENQSFQPDTINSVDDKPNPVQSIEENCSSLIEGCVSIVDATEAVCEKRESLSLKACPGANDSKKVEMTQTDCRSSVEADSTGKDVDNEPPCNASDASASVRDLQISDRICTDSMRRSRSGNFDSMHHGDCPDESLTRSQHSLQKTGRFGGRSWNQQELKSVVANSTSEDDGERIPRGSGDTSPLRGRKPRIISTSRGGYSDYGMGMIKGRDISPDNNSSSRFRRFNGISRGGFREGYRRPGVYEGPKSGFGGPMLNRFSRRDRSFSPVGDRFHRKPRSRSRTRSPDFKCEGRMGRGRLPFQQANHSAEHTRERRSPVRVFNQGQRFDVNDSPGRLRSDDCVRSNMRTIRFHDATTSGRGHDFEEGDDFRRKPFLRNNRRSRSRSRSCSPDFRPDARISSMRVPFQPPVDQIRDRRSPARVFRPDQRYDGSGSPVRLRSDECLRPMRRPIRFSDSTQPGRAHEFNNNGNSSGDEYRRKPRNIFERIHPIRHYDAEGDVRRFQYDDEEAVPNQNFRRIENNFVRGGERRPVEFNRGPREERGHARYNNSERMFYSGPKQFGAVRETRTVFRGE